The genome window agaagacatccagatggccaacagacacatgaaaaagtgctccatatcactcggcatcagggaaatacaaatctaaaccacaatgagatatcacctcacaccagtcagaatggttaaaatcaacaagtcaggaaatgacagatgctggtgaggatgcggagaaaggggaaccctcctacactgttggtgggaatgcaagctggtgcaaccactctggaaaacagcatggaggttcctcaaaatgttgaaaatagaagtgccctatgacccagcaattgcactactgggtatttaccctaaagatacaaacgtagtgatccaaaggggcacgtgcacccaaatgtttatagcagcaatgtccacaatagccaaatatggaaagaacctagatgtccatcaacagatgaatggattaagaagatgtggtatatatacacaatggaatactatgcagccatcaaaagaaatgaaatcttgccatttgcgacaatatggatggaactggagatcatatgatctccctgatatgaggaagtggtgatgcaacatgggggcttaagtgggtagaagaagaatcaatgaaacaagatggaattgggagggagacaaaccataagtgactcttaatctcacaaaacaaactgagggttgctggggggaggggggttgggagaagtgggtgggcttatggacactggggagtgtaagtgctttggtgagtgctgtgaagtgtgtaaacctggtgattcacagacctgtacccctggggataaaaatatatgtttataaaaaaaaaagtccataaaagaaaaaaagaaaaaaagaaaaaaaaataggtttgtgACCTTTATCTCTGCTATTAACTTTCATGGCTCTATGAAATTCTACTTTATTAATAGCTATTTATTATCCAGTCTATAGTTGGTTGACATAtgggttattttttcttcttggttatTATGTATAATGATGCTATGAAACTTCTTGACATGTCTTTAGATAGCACgtgtacttattttttatttttttaattaaattgatttatttattttcagaaaaacagtattcattattttttaaccacacccagtgctccatgcatccgtgtctctataatacccaccacctggtaccccaacctcccaccaccccgccacttcaaacccctcagattgtttttcagagtccatagtctctcatgattcacctccccttccaatttaccccaactcccttctcctctctaacaccccttgtcttccatgatatttgttatgctccacaaataagtgaaaccatttgataattgactctctctgcttgacttatttcactcagcataatctcttccagtcccgtccatgttgctacaaaagttgggtattcatcctttctgatggaggcataatactccatagtgtatatggaacacatcttacttattttttttaaagattttatttattcatttgacagacagagatcacatgtaggcagagaggaaggcagagagagagagaggaggaagcaggctccctcctgagcttagagcccgatgcagggctcgatcccaggatcctgggatcatgagctgagctgaaggcagaggctttaacacactgagccacctaggcaccccatgtgtacttatttttattggCTATGCACCTGGCAGTGGAATTGATGGGCCAAAATATATGTACATGtcaaaatttgttaaatattacCAATCAATTTATTGTACCATAAACAATGATATTCAAGAATGTTGTACCACTATACCAATGGTTACACTGTAAAATCGTACCAATGTTTAATCCTTGTATCTATATAATtcttctccctctattcctctTCTGCCTATTGTAGGCAGGTAGCTTGGGTATGTATTTCTTTGCTTTAGAGTTTTTGGCAAGGTATAAATCAGAAAAAGCTTGCCCTAAGTGCCCTTCCCATTTTTGAACATAAATCTACTGAAGATATAATATTGGTTGGTCAGGAGGAGAAGGTTCAGTAAAGGAGAACTTTGAGAGCAAGGAGGGTGAAAGACAGAGATGCTCCCTTAGAATGTGGATGGAGGTCAGTGGGTCTAGGAGACGTAGGAGCTGGAGGACCTGAATAGATGCTTATGCTCTTTTTAGTAGGGTGGCCATATAATTTCTTATCCAAATCCAGAcacttttgagagtgagagagtgtgctCTTAATAATTATACAGGGATAATagatgtaaatcaaaactattcCCGGAAAACTGGGATTATTTTAGGCAGCCTCAGTTAACTTACAAATGCAGTTGCTTACATGCCTTTGAAAGTTTCTTAGAATATTCATGTAGCAGATCATATGGAGAGCAGCTTTGTCATCTGGAGAATGACAGGATTAAAACATTTAGGTACATCTCCTGTCCCATCTTGGCCTGCACACATCTATAGAGTAACTTTATGCAGGTGTATGTATGCTCCCTTGCATATGTGTTGgtatattttaatctctttatatATAGCAAAGGTCTGTCTATGGCCCTTAATAGAGCTGAGGGTAGGTGGTGtttgtggtgatggtggtgtgGTGTCTCCACTGTTCTGAGCAGCACAGGCTGTTAGAAACATTTTGTCTGAGGTGCTCTCTGTAGCATCTACAACTCTGATCTAAATTGATTTTGGTCCTATTAGCAAAACTCCTTCTGAGTATTTGGAAATGGTGGCTAAAATAGGGTTTaggtcatttttctttaaagtcaagCTTCAGTGCCAAGagttaataaagaagaaaaataagcccCCACATTCAGCAGTGAATGGCATGAAATCCCTAGGGAAGTTTGAGTAGAACACCTGAGTCCCAAGATGCTAGGTAATCCAGGCTATAAACAAAGACAGTGCAATTTGCAATTACTTCCTTATAGAAACAAGTCTCTAAGAAATTCCCAGGGGAAATTGCGTCTAAACAGACCCCTGAGATCATCAAGTAGCATAAACTTCCCTGTGATATGCCAGCTGGGATTCTGGTAAAAATGAgagttactaattttttttttcccctcctgaaGTTGGTGTAGACCATATGGGAAAATCCACAAAGAGAAATCTTAGTCTATTCCCAGAGCACCTTGGTGTCGGGGGTCTATAAAAGGTCTGATTCTCAGCACTGAGGAAATCAGAAAGAGTTAACACTAGAGGCTGCCTGCTTTAGGCCTAAACACCGTTTTCTTCTTTGGGCTAATGGTAAAATAGATTGCATAAGGCCCAGCACTGAGTGGGGCCAGGGAGAAGGAAGGTAAATGTCTGAAACAGATCTTTCCTGACGGTTTTCTTTTAAACCCACAACCAAGACATCCTGAATATATTGAGCCCTTCCCTGTTCTCAACACTGATTTTAATGTGAGATTGAGTGAGGGGCTTAGAGGAAGAAGGTAGGGTATGCAGAGACAGTAGGACTTTCTCTccagagtgggaaagggaggcagagggtgggTGGAGACATGAGAGCTCCTGTTTCTCAGAGCCTGAGGCTGTAAGGTCAGGTTATACTCCTGGCTCTTGGGGTATTTTGGACAAACAACGCAGGCATTCTACCTCCTCACCACTCAAGAAGGGACAGAATTCTTGTGCCCAAGAACACACTCTAGCCCAGGGCAGCTGAAATATAGTCATAGGCACATTGTCAACAACCTGACTAGGGGAGGGGGcatagaagagaaaagagagtaaaAATGTAGGACATCCATGTACTGGCTCATCTTCTAGTGCCTTCTTCTATCAGTCCTGCTTGTGCCTATTATCAATCTATGTATTTTATCACTTGTTTCCACAGACAGTTCCCTGGAAGAGAATGACTCTGAGAAACAGCTCCTCAGTTACTGACTTTATCCTAGTGGGATTATCAGAACAACCAGAGCTCCAGCTACCCCTCTTCCTCCTGTTCTTAGGGATCTATGTATTCACTGTGGTGGGCAATCTGGGCCTGATCACCTTAACTGGGCTGAATTCTAGCCTTCACACTCCAATGTACTTTTTCCTCTTCAACTTATCTTTTATAGACCTCTGTTATGCCTGTGTGTTTACCTCCAAAATGCTGCATGGTCTTGTGTTAGAAAATGTCATCTCTTATGTAGGATGCATGACTCaactagttttcttttgtttcttcatcaATTCTGAATGCTATGTGTTGGTATCAATTTTCTATGATCACTATGTAGCTATCTGCAACCCCCTGATGTACATGGTCACCATGTCCCCTCAGGTCTGTTCTCTGTTGATGTTTGGTTCATATGTGATAGGGTTTGCTGGAGCCATCGCCCACACTGGAAGCATGTTGAGACTGACCTTCTGTAATTCCAACATCATCCACCATTACCTGTgtgaagttctctctctcttgcagcTCTCCTGCACCAGCACCCATGTCAATGagctggtgttttttttttgttgtgggAGTCGTCATCTCAATATCTAGTATCAGCATCTTCATTTGTTATACCTTGATTCTCTCTAATATTCTCCACATTCCTTCTGCTGAAGGCAGATCCAAAGCCTTTAGCACATGTGGCTCACACATaattgttgttgctttgttttttgggtcAGGGGCATTCACCTATTTAACAACCTCTTTTCCTGGATCTATGGACCAGAGTAAATTTGCCTCAGTCTTTTATACCAACGTCGTTCCCATGCTTAACCCTTTGATCTACAGTCTGAGGAATAAGGATGTGAAACTTGCCCTGGGTAAAACTCTGAGAAGGGTGTTCTTCTTATGGTTATGTTTGTATGACTTCATTACTGATAAGCATCATACTCAAGTATCTTCTTATTTACAGATGCAGaactttccatctttttttctcaagtaGGGTCAGTCTTCTCTCCACTTTACAAATTGGAAGCCTCTTGCTTCCTGAAGATTATACCATTTTGTACTAAATTGGTTCGTTGCATGCAATTTAACATCTATTAAGTGTCCACTGTTTACCAGACTCTATACTATGCCCAAGAGATGAGTAAGATGAGGCTGTAGGCCTTCCATCCTTTCCTTGGTGGGCTAAATGGGTTTGTTCAAGCAACATTtctggctgggagagggagaaagtaatGCCAAAGAGGGTCCAGGAGAgtgaatttgttttcttcagttatGGGAACAGCTTTACCAAAGATCAAATGTAGATCCCTTGGTGGCATAGGTAAGATAGTCTCCCAGCTTCTTGAGAGAGATCATAAATCATCCCATATGCATACACTTACACACAAGAGAAAGCCTTGAACAAGAGTTCTTTACATGGTTTGAAATGTAAAgataaatcaaaactaaaatctttCATTTCCAAGTTTCAGAAATCTTAGGGCTTGGAATGGTAACCGTGGTGTAGGCAGTTTTGTAATTGGGCCAATTTCTTGGGCTCTGTATGCTAAGGCTGAAAGCAAGAACAAAGGAGAAATTCCATGGATTTATGTGATTATGTTAATAGCTACCTCTATCTTGCTCTGGAGATACTGTGTACATTATGGGGCATTTAGgaaaattcttttattctttaaagtagATTTAGATTTTATTGTCTCCaagaatatgtgtgtatgtgtttttattataGTTAAATATTAGAGAATCAGGAGAAAGAAGAGTCATACAACATTTTTTACTTGCAAGGAAACTTGGAAGCAACCGAGACTTTGAGTGCCAAAGTCCACTTTGTACTACTCTGCTGAAGACTCTGCTATATTGATTAGTACAGATTTCAAGGAATACACCCTCATAAACTGCCCTGAGTGTAGGCAGGAAGGCGAATCTCGGGCCAGACCAACACATGCACAGAGATGGGAAGATGGAGACTCAGTGTGGCCAGAAGAATGGAGCTGAGTAAAGGCTAGAACTTGGGGTGTCTTTAAAGCTTTGCTTCTATTCTCCATTCTTCCACAAAATTGGATAGTTGTACAATGCGTGTTGGTATGAGAAACAAGGCAGTAAAGAGCAGTTAGTTCTTCACATTTATCTTTCTGTTGACACTTGGGTGGAAACAGCAGTGTCATACTGAGAAGAGAGGTAGCTCAGGTGTTCCATGTGATGGCCAGAAGCAAGACATACTGAGATGGTGCTGAGAGCAGCATGAAGAAGTACTGCAACAAGGAACTGACTGAAGAGGAGACATAAGACAAACCTATTTTCTTCAAATACGCTAAAGAGAGATCTTGAAAGAAGGTGGAAAGATCTGATAGATACTTGGATTATACCTAAATTATAATAATCATATgcaacatttactgaatataaaCTATATGTTTGGGCACTTTTGAGGTGTCTACCAGACATTAAACTCATGAGAATTGTGTTAATGCCATACTAAACAACTGTAGGTCCTTTGGGCCTAGCTGACTTCTATCCTCTAAAGGACTGTCTGTATCTATGTATGTGGGGATCTTGGGGATATTAGGAAAGAAtcaagaagagggaaagataacAGAATGTACtatgatacaaagaaaaaattaccaTTGGTAATAAATCAGAACCATAAGgatatgaatgaaaaggaataatCATGAAAAAATGCATGAAATCTCAAAATATCCTTCCTTACACTCATTACATATGGGCATTGGGGTGAGTAGAGGTGAAAATGTAAGTTTGACTTATTGAGACACTGGCTTCACTGGCTTGGATCTTTCAGAAAGCACTCCCTTTGAAGATCGGAAATGACCAAACTCCTGGATCTTGCAAAAGCCAGATAAGAGATATTTATTGCTCCTAGAGGAAAGGTGACATTTTGTAAATTCCCAAAGACCTTCACTCCTCTCACAAACCAAGGATAAGTCatctttttgtccttttaagTTGTAGTTGAGGAATTGTTTGTTCTCAGTGGTCAATAACCAGGAACATGTTTGGGAACTTCTGCTTTATAGTAACTGAGAGATCTAATTTTATAGTCTGTGTCAGATGTCCTCAAGTGAATCCCTCTGCCACAATACAAAAATGCTGTCACCTGATCACATCATGACATTTTGATTTTCAGCAAAAGAAGTTTTCCCCTGTTAGAAGCATTGCTAAAGTTGGGATTCCTTTCAGTCCAGTCCTTGGTCTGCTTCTCATCCTGGCTCTTCCTGAGGCATCTCTCCAGCTTCTCTGGCTTCAACAACCTTTTACTTCATGGTGACTCTTAAATCCCTAATTCTGGTCTTGATCTATGATTATAATGCATAATcagttttaaattagaaatataaaaatataaaaatataatcaatgtTGATGTCCAAATAGAATTATGTCATGATTAGGGGGCAAAACAGTTTTggagtataaaaataataaactgttcTTGATACCTACACATTCTCTCTACAGTCTAAATTTTGGGGGGGAGCACAGAGATAAGTGACAGACACCAAGTAGCAGGAGTGAGAGTCCAAGGAGTACTTCTGGGTAGAGCTTGGGAGGGATAGATGAGGTGTTTCTCTATATTTTGTGGAGCAGATGGGAGGATATCTGTGACTATGGTTCAGTGCTGGCCCTTAGCCCATGTGTTAGATAGAAAAACATTATTACCTCTCTTCCCTCACACTTCCATAAATGAAATCCGTCATTTACCAATTGCTTCAGCTACTAATAACAAGAGTCTGACTGCAGAGGCTTACACTCATAaaggtttgtttttctctaacatAAAAAGAGTCTAGAATAGTAGGCAGTCCAAGGATGATATGGCAGTGTGAGTCAGCAAGGACTCagactctctcttctcttctgtctcaatAGCGACTTTATTCTCATGGATGCATGAGATCCAGATGGCTATTGGAGCTTCCATGTCCACATTCCAAGCAGCAAGAAGACACAAGgacaaagaaagacagaagatGCTTTACCTATTCAATGAGTTAATCTCCACTGACAACATAttagccccccacccccaacttacAAGGGAGAAGGGGCAACTTAGTATTTAACCTCAGGACATtgccatctggaaaaaaaaaaaacaaacaaaccaggattTTGTTACTAATTAAGAAGGAGGAAACAGCTATTGGGTAGGCAATTAGCAACCTCTGCCAAAGAACAGAATTGGTTTCACTTGCCAGGAGGGAACAATTAAGAACTGGGCCTTTCCAcccctatttttgttttcttacttgcTGTACTCTATGAGAGGAAGATAGGTTAATCCGACAGCTTAAGATGAGAAAAGAGACAAGTTGGTCATGGATGAAACTATACACAATCTCTTCATTACTGACCTGTTGGTATTGAATTAATGCAAAATCTTGACAAGGACAAGCCAGAGCTGTACTATTTCATTTCCAAGCCCTCCTCTTATATCTTATTGGGTAAGATACAGTCCAGGTTCTGGGAGGGAGATCGGAGTCCTGACATATGTCCCTAATCATCTTTGCTATTAATAAAGATTGTAATATTTTGGTCCTCTTTTGGGTCCTTGTATTTCCTGACTAGTTAGATCTCACAGGGAAAGAAGAATGAGTGATTACTATTGCTAAATCTCTTATCTTTGTACTTTTAGCATAAAGGACTTCTGGGAACCAAAGCTGTCATTTTTGCATGCTTTGGATGCTCCCCCTTGATCAGTATTGGGTTAACAGAAACTGTAAGGGAGGAACAAAATCCCCTCTTCCCATCTTAGATTCCTTCACTAGGGCCCTAAAAATTAGAGAGACAAAAAACAgctaaaaagagacaaacagaagtATGTGTATTAACATGTGCATGCTGCACTCACACACAGGAGTACTCAGTGATGCGTAGTTAGAAACTGGGCTTAAATGGTATCTTAAGAAAAAGTATAGTAAATTTTTAGGGAGGTggcaagataaaagaaaagggCTTTGAGCCTTTAGGAGTGGCAAATTgtgaaaaggtaaaaatatgaGGGGTAACTAATGGATGGTAAGGACTAGTTAGTAAGGTTTATTATGTAATTCTGCTGGTGAGGTCTCTGTGCTGAGAAGTGTTGAGAGTTTTCTTCACCGATTAACTTCTGTTCTTCCTggtagggagagaaggggaaccaCCTTTACAAATTTATGTCTTGCTTTTAGGTAAATAGGAGGAAAGCAGAGTTTTTCTTATAtctactttttcttaaaattgccttcagctccaaataatccttatgccaagaATGTTATATTTTGGAGTGGCAAATTCTGTTACCCTTCAAAATCATACCAATATTTGCTTAGCTTATAAAATTTGCCCAACCATTTATGAGTTCAACAGATATTCACTAAATTCTTACTATGCTACAGGTAAAGAGTTCAAGATTTCACTTTATGGGATCATAGGGCTTAAAACTGTCTCATGTTTCCATTAATATGCACAACCACATGCCTGAATTGATAAATAAACTGAAGAAGTATTAACTGATCAGCTTTCTGAAATCGAGAACCCTAAATTAGGACCTCTGGCAAATTAGAACAATTTGACATCTCCTTGGAGGTAAGACAAGAGTATCTACAAACtgacaaacaaaatgaaaaagtatatttaaGAGGGTAAAGCAAACactacaaaataatttattattgacTAAATCTGGGTGGTTGAAAAGAAGGAGAGGGGATAGTAAGTGGAAAGTGGAAATGTGTTAGTTGCTTCATTAATCATAGTAGGGAACTAATAGATATAGTAAAGAGTTTtatacaaagttgtaatcatgaAAGTGTGCATttatatatcacacacaaaaagaggaaggaaagcaaaccATCTAgtgaatgactaaaataaatataaaatatgaaaccaCAGCATATTATGATAGatttaaagcaaatatattttacataaataagtgTAAATGTCCTAACCACTTATTACTAGAAAAAGACTCAGGCTGAATCAATAAGCAAAATACAACTTTATGTTGCAtacaaaaaatacatgtaaacCAAAGGATTCAAgaaggttgaaaataaaagtggTGGCCAAAATGTACCAAGTgaaggaaatgaataaacaaataaataataatatggaTATGAGAACGGAAATTGGGCCAAAAATGCTAAGGTGAGTACTCTATAATGCTACAATTAACAATGTATGTGTAATAGTCTTGACTTCCcatgaaataagataaaacatcAAGAgctgtaagaagaaaaatatattggtGGAAGGAAACTTTCAATTACCTTTCTCAGTCAATAACAAAACAAGTTTCCAGAAAAAGAggacaaaagacagaaaatcttaTATCTAATTAAGATAATCAGTTAGATAAATGTAACTGATATGTCATttccattatataaatttaatatatatgtataggtatgtgtgtgagtgtgcgtgtgcacaGTTCTGTGTCTTAGAAATTAGAAAGACAACTTATTGTGAAGAGGACAAGACAGTCATATAAATTTAATGGATATTAGGTCACATAAGCAAACTTCAGTAAATTTCATATATTGGAAATAGTACAGATAATGTTTTCTGGTCACTGCTGCAGTAAAACTAAACCTAATGACATAACCAGAATGCAAAGTGCTCTATTATCTGGCTATTGCAAACTCTCTTTAAAACTACTTGTAggtgaaagaaaacacacataattGCAAattatctaggggcacctgggtggctcagttggttaagtatccaactcttggcttcagctcaggtcatgatctcatggttgtgaggtCAAGTCCCACGACAGGCTCTATGTTCAGtatggaatctgcttcagattctctctctctctctttcttattctctctctttctcaaataaataaataaaatctttaaaaaattacaaattatctAGAAGAGGAATATGAAAATCCAACATTTTACAACTCATGGGATATGTGTATAGCTAGAGCAGAAAAATAACTCATAACCTTAAATACTGTATCAATAaacagaacaatgaaaataaatgtaataagcACTTAATATGTCAGGAAAATAagcataataaattaaaaacaaagggtAGGAACTAATAAAGTCAAAATCAGAAATTATTGAATTGGAAAACACAGTAGCAGAATGAACACAGAAATTAAACAGTAGATTCTtggcaaaaatatacaatagaTGAACTTCTATCTATtctaattcagaaaaaaagggagggagaacaaatacaaaaattaagaaagaagtgggaagtagaagtagaagaaataaaaaccctccaaataaaatactttgtttcaGCTCTATTCAAATGAATTAAGAAGCCTggataaaatagaacatttttgaggaaaatataatttaataaaacaaatgctGAGACATATAGAAAATGTATAGCCCAATTCCATAGGATAAATACAGAAAGTTGTCAGTTACAAAAATTCCCAGACCCAAATGGTTTCACAGAAGAATTTAGCCTAAGAACAAATAGTTCCTATACTATTTAAACTTATCTAAAgcctagaaaaagaagaaagtctccaaaattattttttatgatgtaAGCATAACATTGATGCCAAAATCTGGCAAGACTGCATACAATATAGGAAACTACAGACCAACCTTACTtatgaaaatcaattaaaaaatcctaaataggggcacctgggtggctcggtgggttgagcctctgccttcggctcgggtcatgatctcagggtcctgggatcgagtcccacatcgggctctcggctcagcggggagcctgctcttccctctcccctctgcctacatataatctctgtctgtcaaataaataaatcttaaaaaaaaattaaaaaa of Mustela nigripes isolate SB6536 chromosome 1, MUSNIG.SB6536, whole genome shotgun sequence contains these proteins:
- the LOC132019745 gene encoding LOW QUALITY PROTEIN: olfactory receptor 8B4 (The sequence of the model RefSeq protein was modified relative to this genomic sequence to represent the inferred CDS: deleted 1 base in 1 codon), with protein sequence MTLRNSSSVTDFILVGLSEQPELQLPLFLLFLGIYVFTVVGNLGLITLTGLNSSLHTPMYFFLFNLSFIDLCYACVFTSKMLHGLVLENVISYVGCMTQLVFFCFFINSECYVLVSIFYDHYVAICNPLMYMVTMSPQVCSLLMFGSYVIGFAGAIAHTGSMLRLTFCNSNIIHHYLCEVLSLLQLSCTSTHVNELVFFFVVGVVISISSISIFICYTLILSNILHIPSAEGRSKAFSTCGSHIIVVALFFGSGAFTYLTTSFPGSMDQSKFASVFYTNVVPMLNPLIYSLRNKDVKLALGKTLRRVFFLWLCLYDFITDKHHTQVSSYLQMQNFPSFFLK